One window from the genome of Elusimicrobiota bacterium encodes:
- a CDS encoding tetratricopeptide repeat protein, giving the protein MAKSPGPSSSAWETQLSAARLSERSGRPEEAARRYRQAVAARPGGREARMDFARFLELRGKFREAAVHVARALELGGPRAELLLASGRLHEKQGLLRQAKAYYRRSAEAAPDWEQPAWETARVLERIGDLRNAAAWYRRLCRRGGALEGRARLALGWLRWEQGRRREAESDFRRAAATTDGALPDWPRIFSALLCAGRYRAAFRLGEEMLKRSVKLSNSNCFQWPWWYDPATMRRARRQQFVASELRRLRQAEKGGGFAHWFAYCRGPLLGRRREFDAAYARIKRLPARYSCLQHPFVLRLLDWSDYDRVIAACRKVSRRMPGYWGFRCRAAEAYLMKGEAARGLREFARIQESVDASAKPAVMTWHAEARLWLGDYRKAVELLDRALSLGAPEWAQGWRGAACLKLGRPGRALADLDRALELQPEDDEARVWRGEAYRILGRQAEALRDLDLVIRRCPDYVWARCNRALARRALGDERGMAEDFHAIPTKVRAAMQERLGLPWPKTLSPDDMAAVLRSGLDRAKGVRRPESYLDPLWMSGKHPRR; this is encoded by the coding sequence ATGGCCAAGTCCCCGGGACCGTCTTCCAGTGCTTGGGAGACGCAGCTCTCGGCGGCGAGGCTCAGCGAACGGTCGGGACGCCCGGAAGAGGCGGCGCGGCGCTATCGCCAAGCCGTGGCGGCGCGGCCGGGAGGCCGCGAGGCCCGCATGGATTTCGCGCGGTTCTTGGAGCTGCGCGGCAAGTTCCGGGAGGCCGCGGTCCACGTCGCGCGCGCTCTTGAGCTCGGCGGGCCGCGCGCGGAGCTCCTTCTGGCCTCGGGGCGCTTGCATGAGAAGCAAGGACTCCTCCGCCAGGCCAAGGCCTACTATCGGCGCTCAGCCGAGGCCGCGCCGGACTGGGAGCAGCCGGCCTGGGAGACCGCCAGGGTCCTGGAGAGGATCGGCGACCTCCGCAACGCCGCAGCCTGGTACCGGCGCCTATGCCGGAGGGGGGGGGCGCTGGAGGGCCGGGCTCGGCTGGCCTTGGGCTGGCTGCGCTGGGAGCAGGGCCGCCGCCGCGAAGCGGAGAGCGACTTCCGGCGCGCCGCCGCGACGACGGACGGGGCGCTGCCCGACTGGCCGCGCATCTTCTCGGCCTTGCTCTGCGCGGGCCGCTATCGCGCCGCCTTCCGGCTCGGCGAGGAGATGCTGAAGAGATCGGTCAAGCTTTCGAACTCGAACTGCTTCCAGTGGCCGTGGTGGTACGATCCCGCGACAATGAGGCGGGCGAGGCGGCAGCAGTTCGTCGCTTCGGAGCTCCGGCGTCTGCGCCAGGCCGAGAAGGGCGGGGGCTTTGCGCATTGGTTCGCCTATTGCCGCGGCCCGCTTCTGGGCCGGCGCCGCGAGTTCGATGCCGCCTACGCGCGCATCAAGCGTCTGCCGGCGCGCTACTCCTGCCTGCAGCATCCCTTCGTCCTGCGCCTGCTCGACTGGTCCGATTACGACCGCGTCATCGCGGCCTGTCGGAAGGTCTCAAGGCGCATGCCGGGATATTGGGGCTTCCGCTGCCGGGCGGCCGAGGCCTACCTGATGAAGGGCGAGGCGGCCCGGGGCTTGCGGGAGTTCGCGCGCATCCAGGAGTCGGTCGACGCCTCGGCCAAGCCAGCGGTCATGACGTGGCACGCCGAGGCCAGGCTGTGGCTGGGGGATTACCGGAAGGCCGTCGAGCTCCTGGACCGGGCCTTGTCCCTCGGCGCCCCGGAATGGGCCCAGGGCTGGCGCGGCGCGGCCTGCCTCAAGCTCGGGCGGCCCGGCCGAGCGCTGGCGGACCTCGACCGCGCTCTGGAGCTCCAGCCGGAAGACGACGAAGCCCGCGTCTGGAGGGGAGAGGCCTATAGGATCCTGGGCCGGCAGGCCGAGGCGCTGCGGGACCTGGACCTGGTCATCCGGCGCTGCCCGGACTACGTCTGGGCCCGCTGCAACCGGGCTTTGGCGCGCCGCGCCTTGGGCGATGAGCGCGGCATGGCGGAGGATTTCCACGCGATCCCGACGAAAGTCCGGGCGGCCATGCAAGAGAGGCTGGGGCTGCCTTGGCCCAAGACTCTGAGCCCGGACGATATGGCGGCCGTCCTGCGATCCGGCCTGGACCGGGCCAAGGGCGTCCGGCGTCCGGAGAGCTATCTCGATCCGCTCTGGATGTCCGGCAAGCATCCGCGACGTTAG